A region of Malaciobacter marinus DNA encodes the following proteins:
- the bioA gene encoding adenosylmethionine--8-amino-7-oxononanoate transaminase, translating into MHWIEIDKEHVWHPYNSLPSTTKILPVKRTDKTSIFLEDDTELIDGMSSWWSAIHGYNHPRLNEAIKKQVEIMPHIMFGGMSHKNAATLSKMLVDLTGLHSVFLCDSGSVSVEVALKTAIQYQEAKGLKKYRFIACENAYHGDTLAAMSVCDPNNSMHSIYGSYLPKHIFTKAPNIGIDSDCSEAISALEETFKKHHEEVAGFIIEPVVQGAGGMRVYNPKFLEKAKELCEKYDILLIADEIATGFGHTGKMFACEHANIKPDIMTVGKGLTGGYMTMAAMITSRNVSETISNSKLGILMHGPTFMGNPLACSVAIESIKLLLESPWQERVNNIENIFTQELEKAKDLKLVKSTRNIGAIGVIELNDSSHAQAIQDFCVENGVWIRPFGKLIYSIVAYSICEEDLRKIVRVMIEAIKSIKS; encoded by the coding sequence TTGCACTGGATAGAAATTGACAAAGAACATGTTTGGCATCCATATAATTCATTGCCATCTACAACTAAGATTTTGCCTGTAAAAAGAACTGATAAAACATCAATTTTTTTAGAGGATGATACAGAGTTGATTGATGGAATGAGCTCATGGTGGAGTGCAATTCATGGATATAATCATCCAAGATTAAATGAAGCTATTAAAAAACAAGTTGAAATAATGCCTCATATTATGTTTGGTGGAATGAGCCATAAAAATGCAGCAACACTATCAAAAATGTTAGTTGATTTAACAGGTCTACATAGTGTATTTTTATGTGATAGTGGTTCTGTTTCAGTTGAAGTTGCTTTAAAAACAGCTATTCAATATCAAGAAGCAAAAGGTTTAAAAAAATATAGATTTATAGCTTGTGAAAATGCATATCATGGTGATACACTTGCAGCAATGAGTGTTTGTGACCCAAATAACTCTATGCATAGTATTTATGGTTCATATTTACCAAAACATATTTTTACAAAAGCACCTAATATTGGAATTGATAGTGATTGTTCTGAAGCTATTAGTGCTCTAGAAGAAACTTTTAAAAAACATCATGAAGAAGTTGCTGGATTTATAATTGAGCCTGTTGTTCAAGGTGCTGGTGGTATGAGAGTTTATAATCCAAAATTTTTAGAAAAAGCAAAAGAACTTTGTGAAAAATATGATATATTACTAATTGCAGATGAAATTGCAACTGGATTTGGGCATACTGGAAAAATGTTTGCTTGCGAACATGCTAATATAAAACCTGATATTATGACAGTTGGAAAGGGTCTTACTGGTGGTTATATGACTATGGCTGCAATGATTACATCAAGAAATGTAAGTGAAACTATTTCAAATTCAAAGCTTGGTATTTTGATGCATGGACCAACTTTTATGGGAAATCCTTTGGCTTGTTCTGTTGCAATTGAGAGTATAAAACTACTTTTAGAGTCTCCTTGGCAAGAAAGAGTTAATAATATAGAAAATATATTTACGCAAGAGTTAGAAAAAGCAAAGGATTTAAAACTTGTAAAAAGCACAAGAAATATTGGAGCTATTGGAGTAATTGAGTTAAATGACAGCTCACATGCACAAGCTATTCAAGATTTTTGTGTAGAAAATGGCGTTTGGATAAGACCTTTTGGTAAACTAATTTATTCAATAGTTGCTTATAGTATTTGTGAAGAGGATTTAAGAAAAATAGTAAGAGTTATGATTGAAGCTATTAAATCTATAAAGAGTTAA